In one Meiothermus sp. QL-1 genomic region, the following are encoded:
- the acnA gene encoding aconitate hydratase AcnA, whose product MAYRDEFKTRKSLSTRTGEVYYYDILELERQGIAPVSRLPFSIRVMLESLLRNHDEYKVTREDVLRLANWQPDPGEVNVPLILARVILQDFTGVPAVVDLAAMRDAVARLGGDPEMINPVVPVDLVIDHSVQVDFFGTTYAFEKNVELEYQRNAERYRLIKWAQQALKGFRAVPPGTGIVHQVNLEYLAQVVMTQKGEDGRVYAFPDSLVGTDSHTTMINGLGVLGWGVGGIEAEAVMLGQPYYMLAPRVVGFKLVGELPEGATATDLVLRVTEMLRKHGVVGKFVEFYGPGVSKLSLADRATIANMAPEYGATMGYFPIDEETLAYLRLTGRPEELVDLVERYAKANGLWRTDDAAPVYSEYLELDLSTVTPSLAGPKRPQDRVNLSEVKQSFLEHLTKDPKERGFGLKPEHLDKRVLVRRGREEFELRHGSVVIAAITSCTNTSNPSVMLGAGLLAKKAIEAGLDTQPWVKSSLAPGSKVVTEYLDAAGLTPFLEALRFHTVGYGCTTCIGNSGPLPEEISRAVREGDLVVAAVLSGNRNFEGRINPDVKANYLASPMLVVAYAIAGRIDIDFNTEPLGFDPNGKPVYLRDIWPSQEEIREAIHKTLDPEMFRRQYATVFEGDAHWKALSAPTGQLYQFDPNSTYIQNPPFFENLDAPRQLSDIQGARVLLLLGDSITTDHISPAGSIAKDSPAARYLMGHGVEPADFNSYGSRRGNHEVMMRGTFANIRIRNLMLGGKEGPYTKKLPKSDRGAEPGTGEEMFVYDAAMQYKAEGTPLLVIGGIEYGNGSSRDWAAKGTYLLGVKAVIAQSFERIHRSNLVGMGVLPLEFQPGQSAASLGLTGYELYDILGLEDLAPGKMLTVVATRADGSQVRFQVKARIDTPVELDYYKNGGILQTVLKNILAEKARA is encoded by the coding sequence ATGGCATACAGAGACGAGTTCAAAACCCGCAAGAGCCTCTCTACGCGAACAGGAGAGGTCTACTACTACGACATCCTGGAGCTGGAGCGCCAGGGCATTGCCCCGGTCTCCAGGTTGCCCTTCAGCATCCGGGTCATGCTCGAGTCCCTACTGCGCAACCACGACGAGTACAAGGTAACCCGGGAAGATGTGCTCCGTCTGGCCAACTGGCAGCCCGACCCGGGCGAGGTAAACGTACCTTTGATCCTCGCGCGGGTCATCCTACAGGACTTCACCGGGGTGCCAGCGGTGGTCGACCTGGCCGCCATGCGCGACGCGGTGGCCAGGCTGGGCGGTGACCCCGAGATGATCAACCCGGTGGTACCGGTGGACCTGGTCATCGACCACTCGGTGCAGGTGGACTTCTTCGGTACCACCTACGCCTTCGAGAAAAACGTGGAACTCGAGTACCAGCGCAACGCCGAGCGCTACCGGCTCATCAAGTGGGCCCAACAAGCCCTCAAAGGCTTCCGCGCGGTGCCCCCGGGCACCGGCATCGTGCACCAGGTGAACCTGGAGTACCTGGCCCAGGTGGTCATGACCCAGAAGGGCGAGGACGGCCGCGTCTACGCCTTCCCCGACTCCCTGGTGGGCACCGACTCCCACACCACCATGATCAACGGTCTGGGCGTGCTGGGCTGGGGTGTGGGAGGCATCGAGGCCGAGGCGGTGATGCTGGGCCAGCCCTACTACATGCTGGCACCTAGGGTGGTGGGCTTCAAGCTGGTGGGCGAGTTGCCCGAGGGAGCCACCGCCACCGACCTGGTGCTCAGGGTCACCGAGATGCTGCGAAAGCACGGGGTGGTGGGCAAGTTCGTGGAGTTCTACGGCCCCGGGGTCTCCAAGCTCTCTTTGGCCGACCGGGCCACCATCGCCAACATGGCGCCGGAGTACGGCGCCACCATGGGCTACTTCCCCATTGACGAGGAAACCCTGGCCTATCTTCGGCTCACCGGCCGCCCGGAGGAGCTTGTGGACCTGGTGGAGCGCTACGCCAAGGCCAACGGTCTTTGGCGCACCGACGACGCCGCTCCGGTATACAGCGAGTACCTCGAGCTCGACCTCTCCACCGTCACCCCCTCCCTGGCCGGCCCCAAGCGCCCGCAGGACCGGGTCAACCTTTCCGAGGTCAAGCAAAGCTTCCTCGAGCACCTCACCAAAGACCCCAAGGAACGCGGCTTTGGCCTAAAACCAGAACATCTCGATAAGCGGGTCTTGGTCAGGCGAGGCCGCGAGGAGTTCGAACTGCGGCATGGCTCGGTGGTCATCGCGGCCATCACGAGCTGCACCAACACCTCCAACCCCTCGGTAATGCTAGGGGCCGGCCTCCTGGCCAAAAAGGCGATAGAGGCAGGCCTCGACACCCAGCCCTGGGTCAAGAGCAGCCTGGCTCCCGGCTCCAAGGTGGTCACCGAGTACCTGGACGCCGCCGGCCTGACCCCCTTCCTGGAGGCCCTGCGCTTCCACACCGTGGGCTATGGCTGCACCACCTGCATCGGGAACTCAGGGCCCCTGCCCGAGGAGATATCCAGAGCAGTGCGGGAGGGCGACCTGGTGGTGGCGGCAGTGCTCTCGGGCAATCGTAACTTCGAGGGCCGAATCAACCCCGATGTGAAGGCCAACTACCTGGCCAGCCCCATGCTGGTGGTGGCCTATGCGATTGCAGGCCGCATCGACATCGACTTCAACACCGAGCCCCTGGGCTTCGACCCCAACGGCAAACCGGTCTACCTGCGGGACATCTGGCCGAGCCAGGAGGAGATCCGCGAGGCCATCCACAAAACCCTGGACCCCGAGATGTTCCGCCGGCAGTACGCCACGGTCTTCGAGGGCGACGCCCACTGGAAGGCCCTGTCTGCCCCCACCGGCCAGCTTTACCAGTTCGACCCCAACAGCACCTACATCCAAAACCCCCCCTTCTTCGAGAACCTGGATGCCCCGCGCCAGCTTTCCGACATTCAAGGGGCTCGGGTCCTTCTCCTGCTGGGCGACTCCATCACCACCGACCACATCTCCCCCGCGGGCAGCATCGCCAAAGACTCCCCCGCAGCCCGCTACCTGATGGGCCACGGGGTGGAGCCGGCCGACTTCAACTCCTACGGCAGCCGCCGGGGCAACCACGAGGTAATGATGCGGGGCACCTTCGCCAACATTCGCATCCGCAACCTGATGCTGGGAGGTAAAGAGGGCCCCTACACCAAGAAGCTGCCCAAGTCCGACCGGGGCGCCGAGCCGGGCACGGGCGAGGAGATGTTCGTCTACGACGCGGCCATGCAGTACAAGGCCGAGGGCACCCCCCTTCTGGTCATCGGCGGCATCGAGTACGGCAACGGCTCCAGCCGCGACTGGGCGGCCAAGGGCACCTATCTGCTTGGGGTGAAGGCCGTCATCGCCCAAAGCTTTGAGCGCATCCACCGGAGCAACCTGGTGGGCATGGGCGTGCTGCCGCTGGAGTTCCA
- a CDS encoding heavy-metal-associated domain-containing protein: MNRVLLGVRGMERPEQVEKVRKALEQLEGVEGVQPAEVGQLEVVYDPHRLTVMDLIRAVREQGFLAGML, translated from the coding sequence ATGAACCGGGTTTTGCTGGGCGTGCGGGGCATGGAGCGCCCCGAGCAGGTAGAGAAGGTGCGCAAAGCCCTGGAGCAGCTCGAGGGCGTGGAAGGGGTGCAGCCCGCCGAGGTGGGGCAGCTCGAGGTAGTCTACGACCCCCACCGGCTTACCGTGATGGACCTCATCCGGGCCGTGCGGGAGCAGGGCTTCCTGGCGGGCATGCTCTAA
- a CDS encoding VWA domain-containing protein → MQLAFALPWALVLIPPALGLIWWWYRRRRPPERRVAGLWLWQRALRKGRARRRLDLRLLLLLLAALLGFLALSGPSLSLERPGPLIVVLDTAASMAATDLPPSRFQRALELARAHLQKAPQAVLVLPGDPPQVFGPAPGSSLVPALEQAAPRAQSTDLAQALAQGQARLPQAPSLVISDKPPPPGSDGYLNVAGNGPNVGISAIGPGFVAVANAGPGLWRGEVWVNGRRYPLEVPARGFASLEVPQATLEARLLLQDSLGLDDEARFTRRAVRVEVSGEAPALERVLRLLGTARGSPGEMVFELGTPRREPSRFTVFFAREASGQATVFDVERTLPYLRGVELVGYSLRIPPAPQAPGWRPLAQSETGQALAWYHPNGLYLPPVESLQDLPAFPVLLYNLVAPRGEQRSGLLRAEETLLPRPIPSQPLPPGLTLSLGPPLALLAALVLGLELLLFQRPRRAAGLELGT, encoded by the coding sequence ATGCAGCTCGCCTTCGCCCTGCCCTGGGCGCTGGTCCTTATCCCGCCCGCCCTGGGCCTCATCTGGTGGTGGTACCGCCGCCGGCGGCCCCCAGAGCGCCGGGTGGCGGGGCTTTGGCTCTGGCAAAGAGCCCTGCGCAAGGGACGGGCCCGGCGGCGGCTTGACCTGCGGCTGCTTTTGCTCCTGCTGGCGGCCTTGCTGGGCTTTCTGGCCCTATCCGGCCCCAGCCTGTCCCTAGAACGCCCCGGCCCGCTGATAGTGGTGCTGGACACAGCGGCCTCCATGGCCGCCACCGACCTTCCCCCAAGCCGCTTCCAACGGGCTCTGGAGCTGGCCCGCGCCCACCTGCAAAAAGCCCCCCAGGCGGTCCTGGTGCTGCCCGGCGACCCCCCGCAGGTCTTCGGCCCGGCCCCAGGCAGCAGCCTGGTTCCGGCGCTGGAGCAGGCGGCCCCCAGGGCCCAGAGCACCGACCTGGCGCAGGCCCTGGCCCAGGGCCAGGCCCGCCTGCCCCAGGCCCCCAGCCTGGTCATCAGCGACAAGCCTCCCCCACCCGGCAGCGACGGCTACCTCAACGTGGCCGGCAACGGGCCCAATGTGGGCATCAGCGCCATAGGCCCCGGCTTCGTGGCCGTGGCCAACGCAGGCCCTGGCCTCTGGCGGGGCGAGGTATGGGTGAACGGACGGCGCTACCCTTTAGAAGTCCCGGCCCGGGGCTTCGCCAGCCTTGAGGTGCCCCAGGCCACCCTTGAAGCCCGGCTTTTGCTCCAGGACAGCCTGGGGCTGGACGACGAGGCCCGCTTTACCCGCCGGGCGGTCCGGGTGGAGGTCTCGGGGGAGGCCCCCGCCTTGGAGCGGGTGCTGCGGCTGCTGGGCACCGCCCGGGGCAGCCCCGGGGAGATGGTTTTCGAGCTGGGCACCCCCCGCCGCGAACCCTCGCGCTTTACCGTCTTCTTCGCCCGGGAGGCCTCGGGCCAGGCCACGGTTTTCGACGTGGAGCGCACCCTGCCCTACCTGCGGGGGGTGGAGCTGGTGGGCTACAGCCTGCGCATCCCCCCCGCCCCCCAGGCCCCAGGATGGCGGCCCCTGGCCCAGAGCGAGACCGGCCAGGCCCTGGCCTGGTACCACCCCAACGGCCTCTACCTGCCCCCGGTGGAAAGCCTGCAGGACCTCCCTGCTTTTCCTGTGCTGCTTTACAACCTGGTGGCCCCCCGAGGCGAGCAAAGGAGCGGCCTTCTGCGCGCCGAGGAGACCCTGCTGCCCCGGCCCATTCCGAGCCAGCCCCTCCCCCCAGGCCTCACCCTTTCCCTAGGTCCCCCCTTGGCCCTGCTGGCCGCGCTGGTGCTGGGGCTGGAGCTGCTGCTCTTCCAGCGGCCAAGGCGGGCCGCTGGGCTAGAATTGGGGACATGA
- a CDS encoding elongation factor G, protein MIRTVALVGHSGSGKTTLGEALLFFTGGKDRMGRVEEGNTTSDYTPEEKAHRISIRTAVLPLVYRGHRIYLLDAPGYADFVGEIRGALEAADAAVVAVSAENGVQIGTERAWTVAERLELPRMVVVTKLEKGGDFFALLEDLRATLGPILPAHLPLCEGGAWVGLIDVLHGRAFRYEKGRPVLTSIPEAERERVEKYRLEAREAIIETDEGLLEKYLEGGEVEEVALSRAFHEAVRKGQLYPVAIGSAGALIGLDMLLDLFLEALPAPEERWGEGPPAAKVFKVQVDPFMGQVAFARLYRGRLKPGDSLQSDNGPVRLAHLYTAKGKDLLELEEAEAGTILALPKADQLHKGMTLWQGERLQFPSARLPEPVAMRAIFPESRADEAKLGDALRKLLEEDPSLKFERNPETGEQVLWGMGELHLETAIERLGSYGVRVIARLPKVPYRETIRKKAEGQGKHKKQTGGHGQYGDVWLRLEPHEDYAFVWEITGGVIPTKYMEAVEAGIKEAARSGPLAGYPVMGFRAVVFNGSYHEVDSSDMAFQLAAQLAFKNVVAQASPTLLEPIYRLRVFAPQERVGDILSDLQARRGRILGMEQEGALAVVSAEVPLAELLEYGRALSGLTQGTGAYSLEFSHYAEVPPQLAQKIIAERKAEA, encoded by the coding sequence ATGATTCGCACCGTCGCCCTTGTGGGGCACAGCGGCAGCGGCAAAACTACTCTTGGCGAAGCCCTTCTCTTCTTCACCGGAGGCAAAGACCGGATGGGGCGGGTGGAGGAAGGGAACACCACCTCCGACTACACCCCAGAGGAGAAGGCCCACCGAATCTCGATCCGCACCGCCGTGCTGCCCCTTGTGTACCGGGGGCACCGCATCTACCTGCTGGACGCCCCAGGCTACGCCGACTTCGTGGGGGAGATCCGCGGGGCCCTGGAGGCAGCCGACGCAGCGGTGGTGGCGGTCTCGGCGGAAAACGGGGTGCAGATTGGCACCGAGCGGGCCTGGACAGTGGCCGAGCGGCTGGAGCTACCCAGGATGGTGGTGGTCACCAAGCTGGAAAAGGGGGGCGACTTCTTCGCCCTTCTGGAGGACCTGCGGGCCACCCTAGGCCCCATCCTGCCCGCCCACCTGCCGCTTTGCGAGGGGGGGGCATGGGTGGGCCTGATTGATGTGCTGCATGGCCGGGCCTTCCGCTACGAGAAGGGGCGGCCTGTGCTGACCAGCATCCCCGAAGCAGAGCGGGAGCGGGTGGAGAAGTACCGCCTTGAGGCCCGGGAGGCCATCATCGAGACCGACGAGGGCCTGCTGGAAAAGTACCTGGAAGGGGGGGAGGTGGAGGAGGTCGCGCTATCACGCGCCTTTCACGAGGCCGTGCGCAAGGGGCAGCTTTACCCTGTGGCCATCGGCTCAGCAGGAGCCCTAATCGGGCTGGACATGCTTCTGGACCTCTTCCTGGAAGCCCTGCCTGCCCCTGAGGAGCGCTGGGGCGAGGGCCCTCCGGCGGCCAAGGTCTTCAAGGTGCAGGTGGACCCCTTCATGGGGCAGGTGGCCTTTGCCCGGCTCTACCGGGGCCGGCTCAAGCCCGGCGACAGCCTGCAGTCCGACAACGGCCCGGTGCGGCTGGCCCACCTGTACACTGCCAAGGGAAAGGACCTGCTGGAGCTGGAGGAGGCCGAGGCCGGCACCATCCTGGCCTTGCCCAAGGCCGACCAGCTCCACAAGGGCATGACGCTTTGGCAGGGGGAGCGGCTCCAGTTCCCCTCGGCCCGGCTGCCCGAGCCGGTGGCAATGCGGGCCATTTTCCCCGAAAGCCGCGCCGACGAGGCCAAGCTGGGCGACGCCCTGCGCAAGCTTTTGGAGGAGGACCCCAGCCTGAAATTCGAGCGCAACCCCGAGACCGGCGAGCAGGTCCTTTGGGGCATGGGCGAGCTGCACCTCGAGACCGCCATCGAGCGCCTGGGCAGCTATGGGGTGCGGGTCATCGCCCGGCTACCCAAGGTGCCCTACCGCGAGACCATCCGCAAAAAGGCCGAGGGCCAGGGCAAGCACAAGAAGCAGACCGGCGGCCACGGCCAGTACGGGGACGTCTGGCTCAGGCTGGAGCCGCACGAGGACTACGCCTTTGTTTGGGAGATTACCGGGGGGGTAATCCCCACCAAGTACATGGAGGCGGTGGAAGCCGGCATCAAGGAGGCCGCCAGGAGCGGGCCTTTGGCGGGCTATCCGGTGATGGGCTTCCGGGCGGTGGTCTTCAACGGCTCTTACCACGAGGTGGATAGTTCCGACATGGCCTTCCAGCTCGCGGCCCAGCTCGCCTTCAAGAACGTGGTGGCCCAGGCCAGCCCCACCCTGCTGGAGCCCATCTACCGCCTCAGGGTGTTCGCCCCCCAGGAGCGGGTGGGCGATATCCTCTCCGACCTCCAGGCCCGCCGGGGCCGCATTCTGGGAATGGAGCAGGAGGGCGCTTTGGCGGTGGTGAGCGCCGAGGTGCCCCTGGCCGAGCTTTTGGAGTATGGCCGCGCCCTCTCGGGGCTCACCCAGGGCACGGGGGCCTACAGCCTCGAGTTCTCCCACTACGCCGAGGTGCCGCCCCAGCTGGCCCAGAAAATCATCGCGGAGCGCAAGGCCGAGGCCTGA
- a CDS encoding valine--tRNA ligase, producing the protein MIKSQELPKAYDPQKVEPRWAEEWARNPLKPELNAGKGKGPFTIVIPPPNVTGSLHLGHALENTIIDIIVRFKRMQGYEALYLPGTDHAGITTQVLVERELAQEGLSRHDLGREKFLERVWAFKEKNGGTILHQLRRIGASCDWSRERFTLDEGLSRAVRRSFVLYYHQGLAYRGQRIVNWDPVAKTVLSDLEVNVEPTPGKLYTLAYPLEEGGEIQIATVRPETIFADVAIAVNPADERYRHLVGRRARIPLTERYIPIIADEAVLMDFGTGALKITPAHDPTDFEIGQRHGLEMPSVIDLDGRLTGERVPEAFRGLERFEARKQVVAALEAAGHVRRVEDYTIALGYSDRTKAPVEPLLMEQWFVRMKPVAEKVLQGLERGEMRFVPERWEKVNRDWLENIKDWAIARQLWWGHQIPAWYDEAGNIYVPDPDNPDLDCDKDPRYAHLNLRRDPDVFDTWFSSALWPFSTLGWPEETEDYRKFYPTDVLVTGYDIIFFWVARMQMAGYQFTGRAPFHTIVLHGLYLDARGQKMSKSKDNGIDPLELVDRYGADACRFAWAYLATGGQDIRHDERRYEQGRNFANKLYNAARFVLMNREAATGSDAPTLADRWMASRLSRGVAEITEAYEAYDLGRAARLVYELVWSEFCDWYLEAAKPALRAGNRATQRSLESTLATLLKLLHPIMPFITSELYEALTGDAKQLALQDWPAPGERDVEAERAFETLQQVIAATRSLRAELGLAPQQEIAVQLEGEGAGLVMENLSLFRFLARAEARVGRPAKALAQVTPSVTVYLEPQGDLQAFLERQKKRLAELEKLVAASERKLANPGFVERADPAVVEAERERLRENQAQLERIRENLARLG; encoded by the coding sequence ATGATCAAAAGCCAGGAGCTGCCTAAAGCCTACGATCCGCAGAAGGTGGAGCCGCGTTGGGCCGAGGAGTGGGCCAGAAATCCTCTAAAGCCCGAGCTGAACGCGGGAAAGGGCAAGGGGCCTTTCACCATCGTGATCCCACCCCCCAACGTGACCGGCAGCCTGCACCTGGGCCATGCCCTGGAGAACACCATCATCGACATCATAGTCCGCTTCAAGCGCATGCAGGGCTACGAGGCTTTGTACCTGCCCGGCACCGACCACGCCGGCATCACCACCCAGGTGCTGGTGGAGCGGGAGCTGGCCCAGGAGGGCCTCAGCCGTCACGACCTGGGGCGGGAGAAGTTTTTGGAGCGGGTCTGGGCCTTCAAGGAGAAGAACGGGGGGACCATCCTGCACCAACTGCGCCGCATCGGGGCGAGCTGCGACTGGAGCCGGGAGCGCTTTACCCTGGACGAGGGGCTTTCCCGTGCGGTGCGGCGGAGTTTCGTGCTGTACTACCACCAGGGGCTGGCCTACCGCGGCCAGCGCATCGTGAACTGGGACCCGGTGGCCAAGACGGTGCTTTCCGACCTCGAGGTCAACGTGGAGCCCACCCCGGGCAAGCTCTACACCCTGGCCTACCCCCTGGAGGAAGGGGGAGAGATCCAGATTGCCACCGTGCGCCCCGAGACCATCTTCGCCGATGTGGCCATCGCGGTGAACCCCGCCGACGAGCGCTACCGGCACCTGGTGGGCCGAAGGGCCCGGATTCCCCTTACCGAGCGCTACATTCCCATCATCGCCGACGAGGCGGTGCTCATGGACTTCGGCACCGGGGCGCTCAAGATTACCCCCGCCCACGACCCCACCGACTTCGAGATCGGCCAGCGCCACGGCCTCGAGATGCCCAGCGTGATTGACCTGGACGGCCGGCTTACCGGCGAGCGGGTGCCCGAGGCCTTCCGCGGGCTGGAGCGCTTCGAGGCCCGCAAGCAGGTGGTGGCGGCCCTGGAAGCCGCCGGGCATGTGCGCAGGGTAGAGGACTACACCATCGCCCTGGGCTATTCCGACCGGACCAAGGCCCCGGTGGAGCCCCTTTTGATGGAGCAGTGGTTCGTGCGGATGAAGCCGGTGGCCGAGAAGGTGCTGCAGGGGTTGGAGCGGGGTGAGATGCGCTTTGTGCCGGAGCGCTGGGAAAAGGTGAACCGCGACTGGCTCGAAAACATCAAGGACTGGGCCATCGCCCGCCAGCTTTGGTGGGGCCACCAGATACCCGCCTGGTACGACGAGGCGGGCAACATCTACGTCCCCGACCCCGACAACCCCGACCTCGACTGCGACAAGGACCCCCGCTATGCCCACCTGAACCTGCGGCGCGACCCGGACGTCTTCGATACCTGGTTCTCCTCGGCCCTTTGGCCCTTCTCCACCCTGGGCTGGCCCGAGGAGACCGAGGACTACAGGAAGTTCTACCCCACCGATGTGCTGGTGACGGGCTACGACATCATCTTCTTCTGGGTGGCGCGGATGCAGATGGCGGGCTACCAGTTCACCGGCAGGGCCCCCTTCCACACCATCGTGCTGCACGGGCTTTACCTGGATGCCAGGGGCCAGAAGATGTCCAAGAGCAAGGACAACGGCATCGACCCGCTGGAGCTCGTGGACAGGTATGGGGCCGATGCCTGCCGCTTCGCCTGGGCCTATCTGGCGACCGGGGGGCAGGACATCCGCCACGACGAGCGGCGCTATGAGCAGGGGCGCAACTTCGCCAACAAGCTTTACAACGCGGCCCGCTTCGTGCTCATGAACCGGGAGGCCGCCACGGGCTCCGATGCCCCCACCCTGGCCGACCGCTGGATGGCCTCGAGGCTCAGCCGCGGGGTTGCCGAGATCACCGAGGCCTACGAGGCCTACGACCTGGGCCGGGCTGCGCGGCTGGTGTACGAGCTGGTCTGGAGCGAGTTCTGCGACTGGTACCTGGAGGCGGCCAAGCCGGCGCTCAGAGCAGGCAACCGGGCCACCCAGCGCAGCCTGGAGTCCACCCTGGCCACGCTGTTGAAGCTGCTGCACCCCATCATGCCCTTCATCACCTCCGAGCTTTACGAGGCCCTCACCGGCGATGCCAAGCAGCTGGCCCTGCAGGACTGGCCCGCCCCGGGCGAGCGCGACGTGGAGGCCGAACGGGCCTTTGAGACCCTGCAGCAGGTGATTGCCGCCACCCGCAGCCTGAGGGCCGAGCTGGGCCTGGCCCCGCAGCAGGAGATTGCGGTGCAGCTTGAAGGGGAGGGGGCTGGGCTGGTGATGGAGAATCTTTCCCTCTTCCGCTTTTTAGCCAGGGCCGAGGCCCGGGTGGGCCGTCCAGCTAAAGCCCTGGCCCAGGTGACCCCCAGCGTCACGGTCTACCTCGAGCCGCAGGGCGACCTGCAGGCCTTCCTTGAGCGGCAGAAAAAACGCCTGGCCGAGCTGGAAAAGCTGGTGGCGGCAAGCGAGCGGAAGCTGGCCAACCCGGGTTTTGTAGAGCGGGCCGACCCTGCGGTGGTGGAGGCAGAGCGGGAGCGGCTTCGGGAAAACCAGGCCCAGCTAGAGCGCATTCGGGAGAACCTGGCCCGGCTCGGCTAG
- the pdxT gene encoding pyridoxal 5'-phosphate synthase glutaminase subunit PdxT, with product MKIGVMALQGDFREHKEVLASLGVEAREVRLPEDLAGLEGLIVPGGESTTIGMLAREYGLEEAVRQRVAEGSLAVWGTCAGAIWLARELPRYPEQPRLGMLDIRVERNAYGRQVDSFEEDLEISGLDRPFHAFFIRAPLILSTGPGVEVLARRGEEVVLVRSGRLMASTFHPELSSDSRVHQIFLQMAAG from the coding sequence ATGAAAATCGGGGTGATGGCCCTGCAGGGCGATTTTCGCGAACACAAAGAGGTGCTGGCCTCGCTTGGGGTCGAGGCGCGAGAAGTGCGGCTCCCTGAAGACCTGGCGGGCCTGGAAGGCCTGATTGTCCCCGGAGGGGAGTCCACCACCATTGGGATGCTGGCGCGGGAGTACGGCCTGGAGGAAGCCGTGCGGCAGCGGGTCGCGGAGGGGTCGCTCGCGGTCTGGGGTACCTGTGCCGGGGCCATCTGGCTGGCCAGGGAGCTGCCCCGCTACCCCGAGCAGCCCCGCCTGGGAATGCTGGACATCCGTGTGGAGCGCAACGCCTACGGGCGGCAGGTGGACAGCTTCGAAGAAGACCTGGAAATCAGCGGTCTAGACCGCCCCTTTCACGCCTTCTTCATCCGAGCCCCCCTCATCCTTAGCACCGGTCCGGGGGTGGAGGTGCTGGCCCGGCGTGGCGAGGAAGTCGTGCTGGTGCGCTCGGGCCGGCTGATGGCCTCCACCTTCCACCCCGAGCTTTCGAGCGATTCCCGGGTACACCAGATCTTCTTGCAGATGGCCGCCGGTTAG
- the sucD gene encoding succinate--CoA ligase subunit alpha: MSILVDKNTQVLVQGITGREGAFHTEAMLKAGTKVVAGVTPGKGGQTALGLPVYDTVKEAVARHRIDASIIFVPAPAAADAALEAAHAGVPLVVLITEGIPTLDMVRAVAEIKALGNVRLIGGNCPGLITPGECKLGIMPASVFQRGKVGLISRSGTVTYETAKALSDAGYGISTCIGIGGDPIIGTTFKDLLPLFNEDPETEAIVLCGEIGGSDEEDAAAYIKEHVKKPVVGFIGGRSAPKGKRMGHAGAIIMGNVGTPESKLQAFAEAGVPVAETIDEIVALVRARLG, translated from the coding sequence GTGAGCATCCTAGTCGACAAGAACACCCAGGTCCTGGTTCAAGGCATCACCGGCCGCGAAGGCGCTTTCCACACCGAGGCCATGCTCAAGGCCGGCACCAAGGTGGTGGCCGGGGTCACCCCGGGCAAGGGGGGACAGACCGCGCTGGGCCTACCCGTCTACGACACAGTAAAAGAAGCGGTGGCCCGGCACAGGATAGACGCCTCCATCATTTTCGTCCCCGCCCCCGCTGCAGCCGATGCGGCGCTCGAGGCGGCCCACGCTGGGGTGCCGCTGGTGGTGCTCATCACCGAGGGCATCCCCACTTTGGACATGGTGCGGGCGGTGGCGGAAATAAAGGCGCTGGGGAACGTGCGCCTGATTGGCGGCAACTGCCCCGGCCTCATCACCCCCGGCGAGTGCAAGCTTGGCATCATGCCGGCCAGCGTCTTCCAGCGGGGCAAGGTGGGGCTTATCTCCCGTTCCGGCACCGTGACCTACGAAACCGCCAAGGCCCTTTCAGACGCGGGCTACGGCATCTCGACCTGCATTGGCATCGGCGGGGACCCCATCATCGGCACCACCTTCAAGGACCTGCTGCCCCTCTTCAACGAAGACCCCGAGACCGAGGCCATCGTGCTCTGCGGTGAGATTGGCGGTTCGGACGAGGAGGACGCCGCTGCTTACATCAAGGAGCACGTGAAAAAGCCGGTGGTGGGCTTTATCGGCGGGCGCAGCGCCCCCAAAGGCAAGCGGATGGGCCACGCCGGGGCCATCATCATGGGCAACGTGGGCACCCCCGAGAGCAAGCTCCAGGCCTTTGCTGAAGCCGGCGTGCCGGTGGCCGAGACCATCGACGAGATTGTGGCCCTGGTGCGGGCCCGTCTGGGTTGA